The region GACCACTTCTGGGCACATATATACATCCCAAATTCCGGTTGGATTCCCGTCGATACATCAGTTGGTCAGGCAGCAAAATATATTATTACCCTTTCTAAAGAACAGCAAACCGACTTTATCGAGTACTTCTTCAGCAAGATCGATCCTTTCAGGTATCTCATTCAGGAGGATGTTGATATGACACTATATCCTACACCAAAGGAACCGCTCCTCTTTGATATGGTGCTCCAAGCACCTACTGCAGAGTGCATGGAAATGGATGAAAATCCCGGATTGCTCTTCATGGAAAGCTGGAAGATACGCTGTAAAGAAGTATCAAAACCATAATAAAATAGTACTCTTAATCAGGGAAAGGAGAATGATGAAAAGAGTAACAGTACTCATCGTGATTGTTATGTTGTCCTATTCCGTTATATACGGACAGGAAGTGAAGGAAGAGACACCACCGCATTATCTGATGGTCATGTATGCAAATAATCAACTATATTATGATTGTGTCAGACCACATAAAACTATTTCGGTTGGATATAATCCCTTGCCTTTCTCTCAAGGACTCGGTCTCAATGCATGGTATCTTCGAGAAGATAATATTTCTATGTATGGACAAAAACCAAGTATAATTATAATTCAGCCATCTGGAAATTTTCTCTATAAATCTTTTGCCTTAAAACTTGGAATAAATATTTTATATAGAAGTGAAGGAGAGGAAACCGGTTTGAGGGGATTGCTCCCTGCGTTTGAGATGAGCTATGGATTTATGGAAAATTTATATCTCTCTTTTAACTTCAAATCAGATATGTTTTTGGGCAGTGTAAATGCGAATGTTCATTACCTGCTCAATGATAACATTTCAGGAATAATGCTTGGATATGCATATAAGGAGAATTGGAATGAGGATTACAATGGGCTTACATATAGAATAACTTATAGAATCTTTAAAAAATTCCTTCTTCGTGTTTGTGGTAATGTCGATTTTAAATTTATGTCTCAAGGTATACAGGCAGGTATTGGAATAATTTTATAGAATTATGTTACAACATATAGACAATCCTTCCACAAAAGTTATCATTCTTGGTACAGGCAATCCCAATCCCAATCCCGAACATTCGGGGTGCGCAGTACTCATTCTTGTTGATGAAAAACCTTATGTTGTCGACTTTGGAGCAAATGTTGTGCGGCAAATCGCAGCGCTTACTCCCGAGTATGGCGGTTCTTTGCATGAATTACAGATCGAAACCCTCAGCACAGCATTTTGTACACACCTTCATTCCGACCATACGCTTGGACTTCCCGATCTTATACTCACGCCATGGATAATGGGAAGAACCGAACCGCTTGCGTTGTTTGGTCCAAAAGGAATCAAAAAGATGGCTGAAAATATCCTGGGTGCATATGAAACAGATATCCGATATAGAATCCATGGACACGAGCCTATTAGTGGAACCGGCTGGAAAGTTGATGTACATGAAATCAATGAGGGAATCATATTTCAGGATGAACATATAATAGTCGAAGCGTTTCCCGTTGCACACGGTGATATAGAAACGTATGGCTTCAGGTTCACAACTCCCGATAAAACCGTCGTGATCTCCGGCGATACATCACCATGCGACAACATTATCTCTTTTTCAAAAGATGCGGATATTCTTATTCATGAAGTGTATTCGCAGAAAGGGTTTGAAACATTGCCGCCTGAGTGGAAAAAATATCATGCGGCCCATCATGCTTCAACGAAGCAACTTGCCGATATTGCCAATAGATGCAAACCAAAGCTGCTCGTTACCTATCACATGCTTTTCTGGAAAACAACATCGAAAGATATTCTTAATGAAATACAACAGTCTTATTCGGGAAAGGTTGTTGTTGCTCATGATCTACAGATTTTTTCATAAAGTTAAATATTATGAGCGACTATTACGCAAATACTCTTTCGGGAAAACGTCTGCAGAAATGCTACGATATCGCTACTCCGTGTGTCCAGCAGTATCTTAAAGCTGAAATAGAATTCGTGTGTAATAAGATAAATCCGGGAGATCGCGTGCTTGAACTCGGCTGCGGGTATGGAAGGGCAATGAAATATTTTTTAGAGAAAACCGATCAAGTCGTTGGTATCGATAATTCAGAGGAGAATATCCGATATGCACATGAATATCTTAAGGATGTGTCTGGATGGCAGATTCATTGTATGAATGCGATCGGTCTGCAATTTGATGATGCTTCCTTTGATGTGGTCGTGTGTATTCAAAACGGACTTTCCGCTTTCCATGAAGATCCTGTCCGCATTATGTCCGAGGCACTGCGTGTTATAAAGAAAAATGGCATTGCACTGTTTTCGACCTATTCAGAGAAATTCTGGAATGAACGCCTGCAATGGTTTCGTGATCAGGCAGCACATGGGCTTTTAGGAAAGATCGACGAAGAAAAAACAGGTAATGGAATTATTGTTTGTAAAGATGGATTTACTGCAAGAACGTTTAATAAGCATGATTTATCTACTCTAACAAAATCGCTCAATGTTTCTGCATCCTTCTATGGGGTCGATGGTTCCAGCTTATTTTGCGAGGTGAAAAAATGAGCATGAATACAAAAGATCCCTACCTTGATTTTGCTTCCCGTTACGACCTTATGCAGAAAGAGAATCCTTTCGAAGACAAAAGCAGGTTAGAATTTTATAGAAAGTTATTCGATCGATATAATGTAAAAAAAATCCTGGACTGTTCCTGCGGTACCGGATCGGATCTCATTCGTATCAAATCGCTTGGATTCGATATTTTCGGTTCGGATATCTCAGAAGCAATGCTGAACATCGCAAAGGAAAAGATCGCTTCTTATGTGATGGAGATTCCTCTTGAAAAGAAAGATTTCAGACATCTTTCCGGTCATTTTGATGCTGTCCTTTGCATGACAACCTCTCTGCCGCATCTTATCGAAAAGAAAGAAATTCTCGCTGCACTAACGAGCATGAGGAATGTCCTGAATCCAGACGGCATACTTGTCCTC is a window of Candidatus Cloacimonadota bacterium DNA encoding:
- a CDS encoding MBL fold metallo-hydrolase → MLQHIDNPSTKVIILGTGNPNPNPEHSGCAVLILVDEKPYVVDFGANVVRQIAALTPEYGGSLHELQIETLSTAFCTHLHSDHTLGLPDLILTPWIMGRTEPLALFGPKGIKKMAENILGAYETDIRYRIHGHEPISGTGWKVDVHEINEGIIFQDEHIIVEAFPVAHGDIETYGFRFTTPDKTVVISGDTSPCDNIISFSKDADILIHEVYSQKGFETLPPEWKKYHAAHHASTKQLADIANRCKPKLLVTYHMLFWKTTSKDILNEIQQSYSGKVVVAHDLQIFS
- a CDS encoding class I SAM-dependent methyltransferase, with translation MSDYYANTLSGKRLQKCYDIATPCVQQYLKAEIEFVCNKINPGDRVLELGCGYGRAMKYFLEKTDQVVGIDNSEENIRYAHEYLKDVSGWQIHCMNAIGLQFDDASFDVVVCIQNGLSAFHEDPVRIMSEALRVIKKNGIALFSTYSEKFWNERLQWFRDQAAHGLLGKIDEEKTGNGIIVCKDGFTARTFNKHDLSTLTKSLNVSASFYGVDGSSLFCEVKK
- a CDS encoding class I SAM-dependent methyltransferase, encoding MNTKDPYLDFASRYDLMQKENPFEDKSRLEFYRKLFDRYNVKKILDCSCGTGSDLIRIKSLGFDIFGSDISEAMLNIAKEKIASYVMEIPLEKKDFRHLSGHFDAVLCMTTSLPHLIEKKEILAALTSMRNVLNPDGILVLSQGMTDKQYAQKLRFFPIRNTPSHSRVMIIDYLEDEWEVHVLDLVHTADEQSFHRSSFRYRLLLRDDYHELLREAGFTKLEFYGDFNFSSYDIMSSNQLIIVAQK